In a single window of the Arthrobacter sp. StoSoilA2 genome:
- a CDS encoding DUF485 domain-containing protein, protein MGNEAQPQDATASVDFQEVQQTERFKTLRKRHRSFVFPMAVAFLLWYFAYVLLADYAVGFMSIKVWGNINVGLILGLLQFVTTFGITAWYVSYSNRKLDPIAASIRNEIEGHQFDKDGNMIRGAAK, encoded by the coding sequence ATGGGTAATGAGGCCCAACCCCAAGACGCAACAGCGTCCGTGGACTTCCAGGAAGTCCAGCAGACGGAACGGTTCAAGACGCTGCGCAAGCGGCACCGCAGTTTTGTCTTCCCGATGGCAGTGGCGTTCCTGCTCTGGTATTTCGCCTACGTCCTCTTGGCCGACTACGCCGTCGGCTTCATGTCCATCAAAGTTTGGGGCAACATCAACGTCGGCCTGATCCTCGGGCTGCTCCAATTCGTCACCACTTTCGGCATCACGGCTTGGTACGTGAGCTACTCCAACAGGAAGCTGGACCCCATCGCGGCATCGATCCGCAATGAGATCGAAGGCCACCAGTTCGATAAGGATGGCAACATGATCCGCGGGGCAGCCAAATGA
- a CDS encoding PHP domain-containing protein: MDPVEALEEISFWLERGQAPTFKVQAFRKAADAVRQLPPDELARLVRNGRVTSLKGVGDRSAEVITQAMEDRVPDYLADLRTRGAESLASGGDTLKAALRGDLHSHSNWSDGGSPIETMVAAAKTLGREYLALTDHSPNLTIANGLSVERLEKQLGVVEGINANQDGFRLLKGIEVDILEDGTLDQSPEMLDRLDVVVASVHSKLRSDKKTMTKRMLGGISDPHTNVLGHCTGRLVQGSRGTRPESEFDAAKVFTECAEWGVAVEINSRPERQDPPDALIKMALDAGCLFSIDSDAHAPGQLDFLQYGAERAEALGVPKERIVTTWPLEQLKEWLSLKK; the protein is encoded by the coding sequence ATGGATCCCGTTGAGGCGCTCGAAGAAATCTCCTTTTGGCTGGAACGCGGCCAAGCCCCCACTTTCAAGGTCCAGGCCTTCAGGAAAGCGGCCGACGCCGTGCGGCAGCTTCCGCCCGACGAGCTGGCCAGGCTCGTCCGAAATGGAAGAGTCACCAGCCTGAAAGGTGTTGGGGACCGAAGCGCGGAAGTTATTACCCAGGCAATGGAAGACAGGGTGCCCGACTATCTGGCCGACCTTCGCACGCGCGGCGCGGAATCGTTGGCATCCGGCGGCGACACGCTCAAGGCAGCGTTACGCGGCGACCTGCACAGCCACAGCAACTGGTCCGACGGCGGTTCACCGATTGAAACCATGGTGGCTGCTGCCAAAACCCTGGGCCGTGAATACCTGGCCCTTACTGACCACTCCCCCAACCTGACCATCGCCAACGGCCTCAGCGTAGAACGGCTTGAAAAGCAGCTGGGTGTGGTGGAAGGGATCAACGCCAATCAGGACGGCTTCCGGTTGCTCAAAGGCATCGAAGTGGACATCCTTGAGGACGGGACATTGGACCAATCGCCGGAAATGCTGGACCGGCTGGACGTGGTGGTGGCCAGTGTCCACTCGAAGCTGCGCTCGGACAAGAAGACCATGACCAAGCGGATGCTTGGTGGAATAAGCGATCCACACACGAACGTTCTGGGGCATTGCACCGGCCGTCTGGTCCAAGGATCCCGCGGCACCCGGCCCGAGTCCGAATTCGACGCCGCCAAGGTCTTCACCGAATGTGCCGAGTGGGGTGTCGCCGTCGAAATCAATTCACGGCCGGAGCGGCAGGACCCTCCGGACGCGCTGATCAAGATGGCGCTTGATGCCGGCTGCTTGTTCAGCATTGACAGTGATGCCCATGCCCCCGGCCAGCTCGATTTCCTTCAGTACGGCGCCGAACGTGCCGAGGCGCTTGGCGTGCCTAAGGAACGGATCGTCACCACATGGCCGTTGGAGCAGTTGAAGGAATGGCTAAGCCTCAAGAAGTGA
- a CDS encoding LytTR family DNA-binding domain-containing protein: MINVLVADDELPAVEELAFLLGQDARIGTIHRASSGAEALRTLERESVDAVFLDIHMPALSGLDIARAIARSSSPPAVVFVTADEDCALEAFDLAAIDYLLKPLRAERLARSVDRISELIKDGAPAPEMITVDLGSTTRMIRRDDVSYVQAQGDYARLHTAEASYLIRVPLSDLEQKWAEAGFIRIHRSYLIALNHVGHLKLSATSPSVRVAGAELPISRRHLPSVRDKLQSTRIRPQG; encoded by the coding sequence ATGATCAACGTGCTCGTCGCTGACGACGAACTGCCTGCCGTGGAGGAGCTCGCTTTCCTGCTGGGGCAGGATGCGCGCATCGGCACCATCCACCGGGCGTCATCCGGGGCGGAGGCTTTGCGGACGTTGGAACGGGAGTCCGTTGACGCGGTGTTCCTCGACATCCATATGCCGGCCCTTTCCGGTTTGGACATCGCCCGCGCCATTGCGCGCAGCAGCAGTCCTCCCGCCGTCGTGTTTGTTACTGCTGACGAAGACTGCGCGTTGGAGGCGTTCGACCTCGCTGCCATTGACTATCTCCTCAAGCCGCTGCGTGCCGAAAGGCTGGCACGTTCCGTTGACCGGATCAGCGAGCTGATCAAGGACGGGGCTCCTGCTCCCGAAATGATCACGGTGGACCTGGGCAGCACCACCCGCATGATCCGTCGCGATGATGTCAGCTATGTGCAGGCACAGGGCGACTACGCCAGGCTACACACGGCCGAAGCCAGCTACCTGATCCGTGTCCCCCTCAGCGATCTGGAACAGAAGTGGGCGGAAGCCGGTTTCATCCGGATCCACCGCAGCTACCTGATTGCGCTCAACCATGTGGGTCATCTGAAGCTCTCTGCCACTTCCCCCAGCGTAAGAGTTGCCGGTGCGGAACTGCCCATCAGCCGGCGCCACCTGCCATCGGTGCGGGACAAGCTGCAATCCACGCGCATCCGGCCACAAGGATGA
- a CDS encoding Lrp/AsnC family transcriptional regulator, with product MQPLDGTDTRLLSAMAKDPRGTVVALAQKLGLSRNTVQARMAQLEKKHAFLSFERRINPVALGYPLTAFITVHVQQQKLASLAKDLADIPEILEGFGLTGSADLLLRVVALDAEDLYRINGKILACDGVDRTDTALAMREMIPYRVQPLLGRRSEG from the coding sequence ATGCAACCTTTGGATGGCACTGACACCCGGCTCCTTTCAGCGATGGCAAAGGATCCCAGAGGGACCGTTGTGGCTCTCGCCCAGAAACTTGGTTTGTCCCGCAATACTGTCCAGGCGCGCATGGCCCAACTCGAGAAGAAGCACGCATTCCTCTCCTTTGAGCGGCGAATCAATCCGGTTGCCCTCGGCTACCCCCTTACGGCGTTCATCACCGTGCATGTCCAGCAACAGAAACTCGCCTCGCTCGCGAAGGATCTTGCGGACATCCCGGAGATCCTGGAAGGTTTCGGGCTGACCGGATCAGCCGACTTGCTCCTGCGTGTGGTGGCGCTGGACGCCGAAGACCTCTACCGGATCAACGGCAAGATCCTTGCATGCGACGGCGTTGACCGCACCGATACTGCCTTAGCGATGCGGGAAATGATTCCGTACCGGGTGCAACCCCTGCTGGGCCGGCGCTCCGAAGGCTGA
- a CDS encoding NAD(P)-dependent oxidoreductase has protein sequence MRIAVTGGSGKLGRSVVRRLTQDGHHVLNMDRAGKRGHGYVSVDLRNYGEVLDVVLGLDDQHSGLDAIVHLAAIPAPGLAPDAAIFENNMLSTYNVFQAARRAGIKKVVYASSETVLGLPFEIDPPYIPVDEEYAARPESTYSLVKHLEEQMAIQLTRWDPTLSITALRFSNVMDPEDYDAFPSFDSDATLRKWNLWGYIDSRDGAQAVVRALEKSAAGFETFIIAASDTVMSRSSAELAAEVFPGVEVVKELGQNETMLSIDKARRLLGFEPEHSWRDYHSNRTTPTED, from the coding sequence ATGAGGATTGCTGTCACTGGGGGAAGCGGAAAATTGGGCAGGAGCGTGGTCCGCCGGCTGACGCAGGACGGCCACCACGTGCTCAACATGGACCGCGCAGGCAAGAGGGGCCACGGCTACGTAAGCGTAGACCTCCGCAACTATGGCGAGGTCCTGGACGTGGTACTTGGTTTGGACGACCAACACAGCGGCTTGGACGCGATCGTCCATTTGGCCGCCATCCCCGCACCGGGGTTGGCTCCGGACGCCGCAATTTTTGAAAACAACATGCTCTCCACTTACAACGTCTTCCAGGCAGCCCGGCGAGCGGGCATCAAGAAAGTGGTTTATGCCTCCAGCGAGACAGTCCTGGGGCTCCCTTTCGAAATCGACCCTCCCTACATTCCTGTAGATGAGGAGTACGCGGCGCGGCCTGAGAGCACCTACTCACTGGTGAAACACCTCGAGGAGCAAATGGCCATCCAGCTCACGCGCTGGGATCCGACGTTGAGCATCACCGCGCTCAGGTTCTCCAACGTGATGGACCCCGAGGATTACGACGCCTTCCCGTCCTTCGACTCGGACGCCACCCTTCGCAAGTGGAATCTGTGGGGCTATATCGATTCCCGCGACGGCGCCCAGGCAGTGGTTCGCGCCCTGGAGAAAAGTGCAGCCGGTTTCGAGACCTTCATCATCGCCGCTTCGGACACCGTGATGAGCCGAAGCAGCGCCGAACTAGCCGCGGAAGTCTTTCCCGGCGTCGAGGTTGTCAAGGAACTGGGCCAGAACGAAACCATGCTGTCCATCGACAAAGCCCGGCGGCTCCTTGGCTTTGAGCCGGAACACAGCTGGCGCGATTACCACTCCAACCGGACCACGCCCACAGAGGACTGA
- a CDS encoding DUF4383 domain-containing protein, translating to MRTSPNRLIATIFGAVYLLVGVLGFFVTSGTGFSATEGANLIIFAVNPLHNVIHLAIGAALLYAGMNSVTLSKSVNTAVGGVYLLVGILGLFLVGTSLNIIALNGADNVLHLASAVVLLGVALSQDKAVVASARA from the coding sequence ATGCGTACTTCGCCCAATCGCTTGATCGCCACCATCTTCGGAGCCGTATACCTCTTGGTAGGCGTGCTCGGATTCTTCGTCACCTCAGGAACCGGCTTCTCCGCCACTGAAGGTGCCAACCTGATCATCTTCGCGGTGAACCCCCTGCACAACGTCATTCACCTGGCCATTGGTGCCGCCCTTCTTTATGCAGGTATGAACAGTGTCACGCTTTCCAAATCCGTCAACACGGCGGTGGGCGGTGTCTACCTGTTGGTAGGTATCCTCGGGCTGTTCCTCGTTGGAACTTCCCTGAACATCATCGCCCTGAACGGGGCAGACAACGTGCTGCACCTGGCCAGCGCTGTGGTGCTTCTGGGCGTTGCCCTGTCCCAGGACAAGGCCGTCGTAGCCTCAGCCCGCGCCTGA
- a CDS encoding histidine kinase, producing the protein MPDSPLFTAAAIAVIVLAVAVVVGVGLKVIRSFRDLGTDAERATYNTLHAASRAGQHLRGGLQAAGAAKASKQLRMLLGCDALAITDTDSVLAWDGFAEELRPSLMGLAAEVLATGRTAVVPHAGHSASVRSEHGHHDFSAVIAPIRAGSKVVGSVAALAPAAGAGLVRATSEVADWIAAQLELAELEASRTLLMEAEVRALRAQISPHFIYNSLNAIASFINTDPARARELVVEFADFTRYSFRRHGDFTTVAEELRCIDRYLLLERARFGERVQVSLRIAPEVLSTVIPFLSLQPLVENAVRHGLEAKEGPGHITICANDSGAFAEVTIEDDGVGMDPEHLRSVLAGHTDGEHVGLRNVDARLRQVYGDEHGLVIETAPGEGTLITMRVPKSQPGHDA; encoded by the coding sequence ATGCCTGACTCCCCGCTCTTCACCGCAGCCGCGATCGCCGTGATCGTGCTGGCCGTCGCCGTCGTCGTGGGTGTTGGGCTGAAGGTGATCCGCTCCTTCCGGGACCTGGGCACGGATGCTGAACGGGCCACGTACAACACACTCCACGCCGCCTCGCGTGCGGGGCAGCATCTGCGTGGCGGGCTGCAGGCGGCCGGCGCGGCCAAGGCGAGCAAGCAACTGCGAATGCTGCTGGGCTGCGACGCGTTGGCCATTACCGACACCGATTCGGTCCTTGCATGGGACGGGTTTGCCGAGGAGCTGCGGCCTTCCCTCATGGGCCTCGCCGCGGAAGTGCTGGCGACGGGCCGGACTGCCGTGGTGCCCCACGCCGGTCATTCGGCCTCCGTAAGATCCGAGCACGGCCACCACGATTTCAGTGCCGTCATTGCCCCCATCCGTGCCGGCTCCAAAGTTGTCGGATCGGTGGCAGCATTGGCGCCTGCGGCCGGAGCCGGCTTGGTACGGGCCACCAGCGAAGTGGCTGACTGGATTGCCGCGCAGCTTGAGCTGGCTGAGTTGGAAGCTTCCCGGACCCTGCTGATGGAGGCGGAAGTCCGGGCTCTTCGTGCCCAAATCAGCCCGCACTTCATTTACAACTCCCTGAACGCGATCGCTTCCTTCATCAATACCGATCCGGCCCGGGCAAGGGAGTTAGTGGTGGAGTTCGCCGACTTCACCAGGTACTCCTTCCGAAGGCACGGCGACTTCACCACCGTGGCCGAGGAACTGCGCTGTATTGACCGCTACCTTCTTCTGGAACGGGCCCGGTTCGGCGAGCGCGTGCAGGTGAGCCTTCGGATCGCACCCGAGGTGCTGAGCACGGTCATACCGTTCCTTAGCCTGCAACCACTGGTGGAGAATGCGGTCCGGCACGGTCTTGAGGCGAAGGAAGGCCCTGGACACATCACCATCTGTGCCAACGATTCCGGCGCGTTCGCTGAGGTCACTATCGAGGACGACGGCGTGGGGATGGACCCGGAGCACCTGCGGTCCGTGCTTGCCGGACATACGGACGGTGAGCACGTAGGCCTGCGGAATGTCGACGCCCGCTTGCGGCAGGTCTATGGGGACGAGCACGGCCTCGTCATCGAAACGGCCCCCGGCGAGGGGACGCTGATCACCATGCGGGTCCCCAAATCCCAGCCCGGACATGACGCCTGA
- a CDS encoding dihydrolipoamide acetyltransferase family protein has translation MTATMIKEFRLPDLGEGLTESEILSWKVAVGDTVTLNQVIAEVETAKAVVELPSPFAGVVAALHEQPGSVVEVGKPIVSFEVDDAGASNGGNANGGGNPTAVETKAAAPQPEMPQSQTPQSQTSQSQTSQAESPEADATPAKREPNLVGYGAVVEETGRPVRRARGLVQAAATTVQPRPKSDDVPAERPRSTPPVRKLARDLGIDLQLVPGTGPGGLITREDVQNFTVEPEGTGAVPTAPATTGERETRTPIKGVRKFTAAAMVQSAFTAPHVTEFLTIDVTATMELLTRLRASKAFEGYKLTPLTVAAKAVLIALRNNPTLNSRWDEARQEIIQFNYVNLGIAAATPRGLTVPNIKDADRLTLRELASALSELTDTARAGKTSPSDLSGGTISITNIGVFGIDAGTPILNPGEAAIVALGAVRKAPWVVDDEIAVRQVMSLSLSFDHRLVDGEQGSRFLADLGAILSDPAMVLTMV, from the coding sequence ATGACCGCTACCATGATCAAGGAATTCAGGCTGCCGGACCTTGGCGAAGGCCTGACCGAGTCGGAAATCCTTAGCTGGAAGGTCGCAGTGGGGGACACCGTCACCCTCAATCAGGTCATCGCGGAGGTTGAGACGGCCAAGGCCGTCGTTGAGCTGCCGTCGCCTTTCGCTGGCGTCGTAGCGGCACTGCACGAGCAGCCTGGTTCCGTGGTGGAGGTCGGCAAGCCGATCGTCTCCTTCGAAGTGGACGACGCCGGGGCCTCCAACGGGGGCAATGCCAACGGCGGTGGCAACCCGACCGCCGTCGAGACCAAGGCTGCAGCGCCACAACCTGAAATGCCGCAATCTCAAACGCCACAATCTCAAACGTCACAATCTCAAACGTCACAGGCCGAGTCGCCTGAGGCTGACGCGACCCCCGCCAAGAGGGAGCCGAACCTGGTGGGCTATGGCGCCGTCGTCGAGGAGACCGGGCGCCCGGTCCGCCGCGCCCGCGGCCTTGTACAGGCTGCGGCAACAACAGTGCAGCCAAGGCCCAAATCCGACGATGTCCCCGCAGAGCGTCCACGTTCCACACCGCCGGTCCGTAAGCTGGCGCGCGATCTTGGAATTGACCTCCAGCTGGTTCCCGGCACTGGTCCAGGGGGACTCATCACGCGGGAAGACGTCCAGAACTTCACGGTTGAGCCGGAAGGCACAGGCGCAGTACCAACGGCGCCGGCAACCACCGGCGAGCGTGAAACGCGCACGCCTATCAAGGGTGTCCGGAAGTTCACGGCCGCTGCCATGGTGCAGAGCGCTTTCACCGCGCCGCACGTGACGGAATTCCTGACGATCGATGTCACCGCCACCATGGAATTGCTCACGCGGCTCAGGGCAAGCAAAGCGTTTGAGGGCTACAAGCTCACTCCGCTTACCGTTGCGGCCAAGGCGGTCCTGATAGCGCTCCGGAACAACCCAACGTTGAATTCCCGTTGGGACGAGGCGCGCCAGGAGATCATCCAGTTCAACTACGTCAACCTTGGCATCGCGGCCGCTACGCCGCGAGGCCTGACGGTACCGAACATCAAGGATGCCGATCGCCTGACCCTACGGGAACTTGCCTCTGCGCTGTCGGAACTCACGGACACAGCACGTGCCGGCAAGACGTCTCCGTCAGATCTTTCGGGTGGCACCATCTCCATCACCAACATCGGAGTATTTGGGATCGACGCCGGAACGCCCATCCTGAATCCGGGCGAGGCGGCCATTGTGGCCTTGGGTGCCGTGCGGAAGGCGCCGTGGGTGGTCGATGATGAGATCGCCGTACGCCAGGTGATGTCCCTGAGCTTGTCCTTCGACCATCGCTTGGTGGATGGGGAACAGGGTTCACGATTCCTGGCCGACCTTGGCGCTATCCTGTCCGACCCCGCCATGGTGTTGACTATGGTCTAG
- the pdhA gene encoding pyruvate dehydrogenase (acetyl-transferring) E1 component subunit alpha translates to MQNDAPRPGQSAQNPLRTGGNLLQLVSPEGERISHPEFDLWIKDIGDEQLGSLFEDMTVIRRIDTEATALQRQGELALWPPLLGQEAAQIGSSRSLRDDDFVFPSYRESGVAYIRGAHVSEIAQVWRGNALYAWDPQRINMATPQIIIGSQSLHATGYAMGVQLDGASTAVLAYFGDGATSEGDVSEAMVFAASFQAPVVFFCQNNHWAISEPVRVQSHVQLADRPTGFGIPSLRVDGNDVLAVMAATRWALDRARSGGGPTFIEAVTYRMGPHTTADDPTRYRDPNELEDWAAKDPILRLRRLLDAKGLLTEELEGRVKAKADAVAAELRTSCVNMPDPQPLDVFNHVYSTPNSWIERQKDHYSRYLSSFNQPVEEGAL, encoded by the coding sequence GTGCAAAATGACGCTCCGCGCCCCGGACAAAGTGCACAAAATCCTTTGCGGACGGGGGGCAACCTCCTCCAGTTGGTGTCGCCGGAAGGCGAACGGATCAGCCACCCGGAATTTGATCTTTGGATCAAGGACATCGGCGATGAACAATTGGGCTCCTTGTTTGAGGACATGACAGTCATCCGCCGCATCGACACCGAGGCCACAGCCCTCCAGAGGCAGGGCGAACTGGCCCTGTGGCCGCCGCTGCTTGGGCAGGAAGCAGCCCAGATCGGCTCAAGCCGCTCCTTGCGCGACGACGACTTTGTCTTCCCCAGCTACCGTGAAAGCGGCGTGGCGTACATCCGCGGCGCGCACGTCTCAGAGATCGCCCAAGTATGGCGCGGAAACGCCTTGTACGCCTGGGATCCCCAACGGATCAACATGGCGACACCCCAAATCATCATTGGTTCCCAGAGCCTCCACGCCACTGGTTACGCCATGGGCGTCCAGTTGGACGGCGCCAGCACGGCAGTACTGGCCTACTTCGGGGACGGCGCCACAAGCGAAGGCGACGTGAGCGAGGCCATGGTGTTTGCGGCCAGTTTCCAGGCTCCCGTGGTCTTCTTCTGCCAGAACAACCATTGGGCTATTTCCGAACCCGTGCGCGTGCAGTCCCACGTTCAACTGGCCGACAGGCCAACAGGGTTCGGCATCCCCAGCCTGCGCGTTGACGGAAACGATGTCCTCGCCGTCATGGCTGCTACCCGCTGGGCTTTGGACCGTGCCCGCAGCGGCGGCGGCCCAACCTTTATCGAAGCGGTCACCTACCGCATGGGCCCGCACACCACGGCCGATGATCCCACGCGATACCGTGACCCGAACGAGCTGGAGGACTGGGCTGCCAAGGATCCCATCCTCCGTCTGCGGCGGCTCCTTGACGCCAAGGGCCTGCTCACTGAAGAACTGGAAGGCAGAGTCAAAGCCAAGGCCGACGCCGTCGCAGCCGAGCTCCGAACCAGTTGCGTCAATATGCCCGATCCGCAGCCGTTGGACGTTTTTAACCACGTCTACAGCACACCCAACTCCTGGATTGAACGCCAGAAGGATCACTATTCGCGCTACCTGAGCAGTTTCAACCAGCCCGTCGAGGAAGGTGCACTCTGA
- a CDS encoding cation acetate symporter, whose protein sequence is MITVVPAVNVAALKDTTLLNMGIFALFVAVTMVIVFRASRNNKTAADYYAAGRSFTGSQNGTAIAGDYLSAASFLGITGAIAINGYDGFLYSIGFLVAWLVALLLVAELLRNTGKFTMADVLSFRLRQRPVRIAAALSTLAVCFFYLLAQMAGAGSLISLLLGISDWGGQALVIIVVGALMIMYVLIGGMKGTTWVQIIKAILLIAGAAVMTAWVLAIYGFNLSNLLGSAAEAANNPAVLNPGLQYGKTETSKLDFMSLGLALVLGTAALPHVLMRFYTVPTAKEARKSVVWSIWLIGLFYLFTLVLGYGAAALVGADTIKSAPGGVNSAAPLLAFHLGGPLLLGFISAVAFATILAVVAGLTITAAASFAHDIYANVISKGKADATTEVKVARRTVVVIGILAILGGIFANGQNVAFLVALAFAVAASANLPTIVYSLFWRKFTTQGAVWSMYGGLASAILLITFSPVVSGAKASMIQGANFAFFPLSNPGIVSIPLAFLLGWLGTVLDKRREDPAKQAEMEVRSLTGVGAEKAVEH, encoded by the coding sequence ATCATCACCGTTGTCCCCGCGGTCAACGTTGCAGCATTGAAGGATACGACGCTCCTCAATATGGGCATTTTCGCCCTCTTCGTGGCGGTCACCATGGTGATCGTCTTCCGGGCAAGCAGGAACAACAAGACCGCGGCCGACTACTATGCGGCCGGCCGTTCCTTCACCGGTTCACAGAATGGCACCGCGATTGCGGGCGACTACCTTTCTGCGGCCTCGTTCCTCGGTATCACTGGCGCCATTGCGATCAACGGATATGACGGGTTCCTTTACTCCATCGGCTTCCTTGTCGCCTGGTTGGTGGCGTTGCTCCTCGTGGCCGAGCTCTTGCGCAATACCGGCAAGTTCACCATGGCCGATGTCTTGTCCTTCAGGCTGCGCCAGCGGCCGGTCCGCATAGCGGCTGCCCTCTCCACCCTCGCGGTTTGCTTCTTTTACCTCCTCGCGCAAATGGCAGGAGCCGGCAGCTTGATTTCGCTCCTCCTGGGCATCAGCGACTGGGGCGGACAAGCTTTGGTGATCATCGTCGTCGGCGCATTGATGATCATGTACGTCCTCATCGGAGGCATGAAGGGCACCACGTGGGTACAGATCATCAAAGCCATCCTGCTGATCGCAGGGGCCGCAGTCATGACTGCCTGGGTACTGGCGATCTACGGATTCAATCTCTCCAACCTGCTCGGTTCCGCGGCTGAGGCAGCCAACAACCCTGCCGTTCTCAACCCAGGCCTGCAGTACGGCAAGACGGAGACGTCCAAGCTTGATTTCATGTCCCTGGGCTTGGCGTTGGTCCTGGGCACAGCTGCCCTCCCACACGTTTTGATGCGTTTCTACACGGTTCCCACCGCCAAGGAAGCACGCAAATCCGTGGTCTGGTCGATCTGGCTGATCGGCCTGTTCTACCTGTTCACGCTGGTGCTGGGTTACGGTGCTGCAGCTTTGGTTGGAGCAGACACCATCAAATCGGCCCCAGGCGGCGTCAACTCTGCCGCGCCCCTGCTGGCCTTCCACCTCGGCGGGCCGCTGCTGCTCGGCTTCATTTCGGCCGTTGCTTTCGCCACCATCCTTGCCGTGGTGGCCGGACTGACTATCACCGCGGCAGCGTCCTTTGCCCACGATATCTACGCCAACGTCATCTCAAAGGGCAAAGCCGATGCAACCACAGAGGTCAAGGTGGCCCGGCGCACCGTAGTAGTGATCGGCATCCTGGCCATCCTCGGCGGTATCTTCGCCAACGGCCAGAACGTGGCCTTCCTGGTGGCTCTCGCCTTCGCAGTTGCAGCTTCGGCCAACCTGCCAACCATCGTTTACTCGTTGTTCTGGCGGAAGTTCACCACGCAGGGCGCCGTATGGAGCATGTACGGCGGATTGGCCTCGGCCATCCTGCTCATCACGTTCTCGCCCGTGGTCTCCGGTGCAAAGGCGTCCATGATCCAGGGAGCCAACTTCGCGTTCTTCCCGCTGAGCAACCCGGGCATCGTATCGATCCCCCTCGCCTTCCTGCTGGGCTGGCTGGGGACCGTCCTGGACAAGCGCCGTGAGGATCCAGCCAAACAAGCGGAGATGGAAGTCCGCTCGCTGACAGGTGTCGGTGCAGAGAAAGCAGTGGAGCACTAA
- a CDS encoding alpha-ketoacid dehydrogenase subunit beta, translating into MSKLTFARAINAGLRKSLENDPKVILMGEDIGSLGGVFRVTDGLQKDFGKHRVIDSPLAESGIIGTAVGLAYRGYRPVCEIQFDGFIYPAFDQIVSQVAKMHYRTQGRVKMPITIRVPFGGGIGSPEHHSESPEAYFTHTSGLRVVAVSNPQDAYTMIQQAIASDDPVLYFEPKRRYHDKGDVDESIDLSQAMPLDKAAVVNAGSDVTLVAYGPLVKTAKAAAQAAADEGISVEVIDLRSLSPVDYPVVEASVRKTGRLVITHEAGQNGGLGAEIAASITERCFNYLESAPVRITGFDVPYPYSKLEMHHLPDLDRILDGVDRTLGRHNSLSGLEG; encoded by the coding sequence ATGTCCAAGCTCACATTTGCCCGGGCAATCAACGCCGGCCTCCGCAAGTCCCTGGAAAACGATCCCAAAGTCATCCTCATGGGCGAGGACATTGGTTCCCTCGGTGGTGTCTTTCGTGTCACCGACGGACTCCAGAAGGACTTTGGAAAGCACCGGGTGATCGATTCGCCGCTGGCCGAGTCCGGCATCATCGGAACCGCAGTGGGCCTGGCCTACCGGGGCTACCGCCCAGTGTGCGAGATCCAGTTCGACGGCTTCATCTATCCTGCCTTCGATCAGATCGTCAGCCAGGTGGCCAAGATGCACTACCGGACGCAGGGGCGGGTCAAGATGCCGATCACCATCCGCGTTCCTTTCGGTGGTGGCATTGGCTCGCCGGAGCACCACTCGGAATCGCCGGAAGCCTACTTCACCCACACTTCAGGGCTTCGGGTAGTGGCGGTGTCCAACCCGCAGGACGCCTACACAATGATCCAGCAGGCCATTGCCTCCGATGATCCTGTTCTCTATTTCGAACCCAAGCGCCGCTACCACGACAAGGGTGACGTCGATGAGTCCATCGACCTCTCCCAAGCGATGCCATTGGACAAAGCGGCAGTGGTCAACGCCGGATCGGACGTCACCCTGGTGGCTTACGGCCCTCTGGTAAAGACCGCCAAGGCTGCGGCACAGGCTGCAGCTGATGAAGGAATTTCCGTGGAAGTCATCGACCTGCGCTCGTTGTCCCCGGTTGACTACCCGGTGGTTGAGGCATCCGTGCGCAAGACAGGCCGGCTGGTCATCACGCACGAGGCCGGCCAAAATGGTGGCCTCGGAGCGGAAATTGCGGCCAGCATTACCGAGCGCTGCTTCAACTACCTGGAATCCGCACCCGTCCGCATTACTGGCTTCGACGTTCCCTATCCCTATTCGAAGCTTGAGATGCATCATTTGCCCGATCTGGACAGGATTCTGGATGGCGTGGACCGCACGTTGGGCCGCCACAACTCCCTGAGTGGACTGGAAGGATGA